A portion of the Edaphobacter lichenicola genome contains these proteins:
- a CDS encoding histidine phosphatase family protein, with product MPQANVQTSSSPITRVLLVRHGQSLANAGGIPEDHITNPLTELGHEQARSFAESFASEPTLFLVSPFARARQTSEPLVQRFPAIPVEEWPIHEFHYLAPERHNGTSEEQQIPHMDKYWQRGDPNYFDGPGAESFSAFMDRTRDAMKHLSRLNTGGHIVMFTHGFVMQAFRLLSLFPDATDQQLMSNFRRFHFVNFIHNTDSIEFEVVNGRLRMVGQQHLNDFMLQGESSHA from the coding sequence TTGCCCCAAGCCAATGTCCAAACCAGCAGTTCGCCGATCACCCGAGTTCTCCTGGTTCGCCACGGACAGAGCCTTGCGAATGCAGGCGGCATACCAGAGGACCACATCACCAATCCGCTGACAGAGCTGGGCCATGAGCAGGCAAGGTCATTCGCCGAGAGCTTCGCTTCTGAACCGACCCTATTCCTCGTCTCGCCATTTGCACGCGCGCGTCAGACCTCTGAGCCTTTAGTACAGCGGTTTCCCGCCATTCCGGTCGAAGAGTGGCCAATCCACGAGTTCCACTATCTAGCGCCAGAGCGCCACAATGGCACCAGTGAAGAGCAGCAGATCCCTCATATGGACAAATACTGGCAGCGGGGTGATCCGAACTATTTCGATGGCCCCGGTGCCGAATCCTTCAGCGCTTTTATGGATCGCACCCGCGATGCGATGAAGCATCTCTCCCGACTGAACACCGGTGGCCATATCGTTATGTTCACGCATGGCTTTGTCATGCAGGCGTTTAGGCTTCTCTCCCTCTTTCCCGATGCGACGGATCAGCAGCTGATGTCAAACTTTCGGCGCTTCCACTTCGTCAACTTCATACACAACACCGATTCAATCGAGTTTGAGGTAGTCAACGGCCGACTTCGAATGGTCGGACAGCAGCATCTCAACGATTTCATGCTTCAAGGAGAATCGTCCCATGCATAG
- a CDS encoding PQQ-dependent sugar dehydrogenase, translating into MHRITPSALRVLTLASIVSVLPVSLFAQSGKVITGQAAFTDYTQEHPGVIRKITLADLPEPKEGESVDNGPSVVPRPEGAWPIAPAGFKVEIYAQGFKEPRLMRTAPNGDIFLADSHGDKIIVLRGVGPDGKAQTISTFADGLNLPFGIAFYPSGPDPKWIYVGNTDSVVRFPYKSGDLVATGKPEKIVPELPGFAQLRGGGHWTRDIVFTPDAKMLVSVGSASNADDPDTHPNEFHRADVLEFNPEGKFLKVYASGLRNCVGEAINPTTGQLWCSTNERDRLGDNLVPDYITSVKEDGFYGWPWYYMGGHQDPRLMGTHPELKSKVITPDVILQPHFASLELAFYTGKQFPSSYDGDGFAAEHGSWNRAHRSGYEVIRVPMHDGHATGEYEDFLTGFVTSDGKVWGRPVGVTVAKDGSLFVTDDGSKTVWHVSYTGK; encoded by the coding sequence ATGCATAGGATCACTCCCTCCGCTCTTCGAGTTCTGACTCTGGCGTCCATAGTGTCGGTACTGCCTGTCTCTCTTTTTGCGCAATCAGGCAAGGTCATCACCGGTCAGGCTGCCTTTACCGACTACACCCAAGAGCATCCTGGCGTGATTCGCAAGATCACCCTGGCCGATCTCCCTGAACCAAAGGAGGGCGAGTCGGTCGACAACGGACCCAGCGTGGTTCCGCGGCCAGAGGGAGCATGGCCAATCGCGCCCGCGGGCTTCAAAGTCGAGATATACGCGCAGGGCTTCAAAGAACCACGTCTGATGCGGACCGCACCCAATGGCGACATCTTCCTCGCCGACTCGCACGGCGACAAGATCATCGTCTTACGCGGCGTAGGCCCTGACGGCAAAGCCCAGACCATCTCTACTTTTGCAGACGGTCTAAATCTTCCATTTGGCATCGCCTTCTATCCCAGCGGACCAGACCCAAAGTGGATCTACGTCGGCAACACCGACTCCGTCGTTCGTTTCCCCTACAAATCGGGTGATCTCGTCGCCACCGGCAAACCGGAAAAGATCGTGCCCGAACTGCCCGGCTTCGCCCAGCTCCGCGGCGGTGGTCACTGGACCCGTGACATCGTCTTCACACCCGATGCGAAGATGCTGGTCTCAGTCGGCTCTGCCTCGAACGCTGATGATCCCGACACCCACCCGAACGAATTTCATCGCGCCGATGTGCTCGAATTCAACCCCGAAGGCAAGTTCCTGAAGGTTTATGCAAGCGGCCTGCGTAACTGCGTTGGCGAGGCCATCAACCCAACCACCGGCCAACTGTGGTGCTCCACCAACGAACGTGACCGCCTGGGCGACAATCTGGTTCCGGACTACATCACGAGCGTCAAGGAAGACGGCTTCTATGGTTGGCCCTGGTACTACATGGGCGGACATCAGGATCCGCGTCTGATGGGCACCCATCCGGAGCTCAAGTCGAAGGTCATTACGCCGGATGTGATCCTGCAACCGCACTTCGCCTCGCTTGAACTGGCGTTCTACACAGGCAAGCAGTTCCCTTCGTCCTACGACGGTGACGGCTTTGCGGCCGAGCATGGCTCCTGGAATCGCGCTCACCGCTCCGGCTACGAGGTTATCCGTGTCCCAATGCACGATGGGCATGCGACCGGGGAGTACGAGGACTTCCTCACGGGCTTCGTGACCTCGGACGGTAAGGTGTGGGGTCGGCCAGTCGGTGTGACTGTAGCCAAAGACGGCTCTCTCTTCGTGACCGACGATGGATCAAAGACCGTCTGGCACGTCAGCTATACCGGAAAGTAA
- a CDS encoding HD-GYP domain-containing protein: MTSASFRNAQQSDDSISLSEIISALSYALDLTEGVVHGHALRSCLLGMRIAEEAKLPAEQTSGLYFALLLKDIGCSSNASRMCQIVGGDDRAMKAVARFEDWTKPHKFKMLWKNVLPNSSPAVKFARILRMGATRQSNNREMISLRCDRGAGILSKLGMGPVAADAVRSLDEHWDGSGYPDSLMGEQIPLAARICAVAQHLDVFSSARGALSAIDTLIERSGTWFDPQLVRIVLSLHHRGVLWTNCSGKDTEEDTRRAVLDLDSGSRHHLQPGQIDQICEAFADVVDAKSHFTYRHSQGVADAAFAIAQEMGLSAERVQTVRRAALLHDIGKLGVSNAILDKRSELTAEEWKSVYRHPRITRLILERVAPFREMAVIAGEHHEKLDGSGYPDRLRARDLSIESRIIAVADVYGALSEDRPYRPGLRIDETLGIMANLAPYQLDGDCLDALIYTVSGNRNLVPVPAAHLAGSPLAYASAI, translated from the coding sequence ATGACTTCTGCCTCATTTCGAAACGCACAACAATCCGACGACTCCATTTCGCTTTCAGAGATCATCTCGGCGCTCTCTTATGCGTTAGACCTGACCGAAGGCGTTGTTCACGGCCACGCTCTGCGAAGCTGCCTGTTAGGTATGCGGATCGCCGAGGAGGCAAAGCTTCCTGCGGAACAGACCAGCGGCCTCTACTTTGCGCTTCTGCTCAAAGACATCGGCTGCAGCAGCAATGCCAGTCGCATGTGCCAGATCGTCGGCGGAGATGACAGGGCCATGAAGGCCGTCGCGAGGTTCGAAGACTGGACCAAGCCCCACAAGTTCAAGATGCTCTGGAAGAATGTTCTTCCGAACTCCAGCCCTGCCGTCAAATTTGCCAGAATTCTTCGCATGGGGGCTACGCGTCAGAGCAATAACAGGGAGATGATCAGCCTGCGCTGCGACAGAGGCGCCGGCATCCTCAGCAAACTCGGCATGGGGCCCGTCGCTGCAGATGCTGTCCGTAGCCTGGACGAGCATTGGGACGGTAGCGGCTATCCAGACAGTTTGATGGGAGAGCAGATTCCGCTGGCTGCTCGCATCTGTGCCGTCGCACAGCATCTGGATGTCTTCTCCTCCGCGCGCGGCGCGCTGAGCGCTATTGACACACTTATCGAGCGCAGCGGTACCTGGTTCGACCCTCAGCTTGTACGCATCGTTCTCTCGTTGCATCATCGCGGCGTGCTATGGACCAACTGTTCCGGCAAGGACACCGAGGAGGATACGCGCCGGGCTGTGCTGGACCTCGATTCGGGCAGCCGACACCATCTACAGCCAGGCCAGATCGATCAAATCTGCGAAGCCTTCGCCGACGTCGTCGATGCCAAGTCTCACTTCACCTATCGCCACTCCCAGGGGGTCGCAGACGCGGCGTTCGCTATCGCGCAGGAGATGGGTCTGTCGGCGGAGCGCGTGCAGACGGTTCGCCGTGCGGCTCTTCTGCATGACATCGGTAAGCTTGGAGTCTCTAACGCGATTCTCGACAAGAGGAGCGAGCTGACTGCCGAGGAGTGGAAGTCGGTCTATCGGCATCCCCGCATCACTCGGCTCATTCTGGAGCGTGTCGCCCCCTTCCGCGAGATGGCCGTGATCGCCGGGGAGCATCATGAGAAGCTGGACGGCTCGGGCTACCCGGATCGTCTCCGAGCGCGGGACCTCTCGATCGAGTCGCGCATTATTGCCGTTGCCGATGTGTATGGAGCATTATCGGAAGATCGCCCATACCGCCCCGGCCTTCGGATCGACGAGACCCTCGGGATCATGGCGAACCTTGCGCCATACCAACTCGACGGAGATTGTCTTGACGCGTTGATCTACACCGTATCCGGGAACCGCAATCTTGTTCCTGTGCCCGCAGCGCACCTTGCCGGCTCTCCGCTGGCATATGCCTCAGCTATCTGA
- a CDS encoding M23 family metallopeptidase: MLVSRDEEGNLSKVPVPLHYAYLFVAAAVIGMFTITGLAGSYSRMLIKTARFNQLRQDHNSLQKDYAHLETAVHEKDVEAASLGSLASEVSALYGLTASKLAVPMGKLTDKRRPKSAGVADSIASTPLAGATDSSDDGYYKSVDTFYALRNTAMSGALSRSIASLGTSRPSSSDLFGSGVTDMDASFVPTLWPIMGPITSSFGQREDPILGNGEGEFHTGIDISAPNGVPIRATGDGTVKLAEMSNGYGREVVIDHGNGVETVYGHMSGFACIAGQTVVRGQVIGYVGHSGRTTGSHLHYEVRIRNTPVNPHKYLRTTMADLGTEVVAKGQ; the protein is encoded by the coding sequence ATGCTCGTCAGCCGGGACGAAGAGGGCAACCTCAGCAAGGTTCCAGTACCTCTACACTATGCGTATCTGTTCGTCGCCGCTGCTGTGATCGGCATGTTTACCATTACCGGCCTCGCCGGATCCTATTCGCGGATGTTGATCAAAACAGCCCGTTTCAACCAGTTGCGGCAGGATCACAACTCGCTTCAGAAGGACTACGCGCACCTCGAGACGGCAGTACACGAAAAGGATGTTGAAGCTGCGTCCTTGGGATCACTCGCCAGCGAAGTGTCCGCTCTGTACGGTCTGACCGCGAGCAAGCTGGCCGTGCCCATGGGCAAACTCACCGACAAGCGCCGGCCGAAATCGGCGGGTGTTGCTGACTCCATTGCATCCACGCCACTGGCTGGAGCGACGGACTCCTCCGATGATGGCTATTACAAGTCCGTCGACACGTTCTATGCGCTGCGCAACACGGCGATGAGTGGTGCGCTGAGCCGTTCTATTGCAAGCCTCGGTACTTCGCGCCCCAGTTCGTCCGATCTCTTCGGATCGGGTGTGACTGACATGGATGCCTCGTTCGTTCCTACGCTCTGGCCCATTATGGGACCTATCACAAGTAGCTTTGGCCAGCGCGAAGACCCGATTCTTGGCAACGGTGAGGGCGAATTCCACACTGGGATCGACATCTCTGCGCCGAACGGTGTTCCAATCCGTGCCACAGGGGATGGCACCGTCAAATTGGCCGAGATGTCCAACGGGTATGGACGCGAGGTCGTCATCGACCATGGCAACGGTGTTGAGACGGTGTATGGCCATATGTCCGGTTTCGCTTGTATCGCGGGGCAGACGGTGGTTCGGGGCCAGGTGATCGGCTACGTTGGCCACAGCGGCCGCACCACGGGCTCGCATCTGCACTATGAGGTCCGTATCCGCAACACTCCGGTTAATCCGCACAAGTACCTGCGGACAACGATGGCGGATCTTGGAACCGAAGTGGTCGCCAAGGGACAGTAA